Proteins encoded by one window of Nocardia goodfellowii:
- a CDS encoding GtrA family protein has product MTVVQSVVDRLPEPYRSKAIQHRELMKFAVVGAVTWFIDTGVVYAAKLTVLGEKPLTARLLGVLIAIIASYILNREWSFRTRGGRQRHHEAALFFAVSALGIAVTLVPQAISLYVLNLRVPHVGPLTQAVANFVTGQILGVLLAMGFRFWAFRRFVFPDDLREAELHTIQG; this is encoded by the coding sequence ATGACCGTGGTGCAGTCTGTTGTCGATCGTTTGCCGGAGCCCTATCGCTCCAAGGCGATTCAGCACCGCGAGCTGATGAAATTCGCGGTGGTCGGCGCGGTCACCTGGTTCATCGACACCGGTGTCGTGTACGCCGCGAAGCTGACGGTGCTCGGTGAGAAGCCGCTGACCGCGCGGCTGCTGGGTGTGCTGATCGCGATCATCGCGTCCTACATCCTGAACCGCGAGTGGTCGTTCCGCACCCGGGGCGGCCGCCAGCGTCACCATGAGGCGGCCCTGTTCTTCGCCGTCAGCGCGCTGGGCATCGCCGTCACGCTGGTGCCCCAGGCGATCTCGCTCTATGTCCTGAATCTGCGGGTACCGCATGTCGGCCCGCTCACCCAGGCGGTGGCCAACTTCGTCACCGGCCAGATCCTCGGCGTCCTGCTCGCGATGGGCTTCCGCTTCTGGGCGTTCCGCCGCTTCGTCTTCCCGGATGACCTGCGCGAAGCCGAACTCCACACCATTCAGGGCTGA
- a CDS encoding DivIVA domain-containing protein yields MTPEDVSRIHFAMPPVGHRGYHADEVDAFMELVASTLAGTGVLTADDVRHVHFDAPRFGGRGYQAEQVDEFLDRVRIELEIRQRGSRPVPAGANGSEPAALLTPDDVHRMRFTSAPVGRRGYHEEEVDAFMDLVAATLAHGGPGSLTIADVRGVHFTEARLGTRGYARDEVDAFMDLVVTALEKSPHH; encoded by the coding sequence ATGACCCCCGAGGACGTGAGCCGGATCCATTTCGCCATGCCACCGGTCGGGCATCGCGGCTACCACGCGGACGAAGTCGACGCGTTCATGGAACTGGTCGCCTCGACGTTGGCCGGCACCGGCGTACTCACCGCCGACGATGTCCGGCACGTGCACTTCGACGCGCCGCGCTTCGGCGGCCGCGGATATCAGGCCGAGCAGGTCGACGAGTTCCTCGACCGGGTACGGATCGAGTTGGAGATCCGGCAGCGCGGGTCGCGCCCGGTGCCCGCGGGCGCCAACGGTTCCGAGCCCGCCGCCCTGCTGACCCCCGACGACGTACACCGGATGCGGTTCACCTCCGCGCCGGTCGGGCGGCGCGGATATCACGAGGAGGAAGTCGACGCCTTCATGGATTTAGTCGCCGCCACGCTGGCGCACGGCGGTCCGGGCAGCCTCACCATCGCGGATGTGCGCGGGGTGCATTTCACCGAAGCGCGGCTCGGGACCCGGGGTTACGCGCGCGACGAAGTCGACGCTTTCATGGATCTGGTCGTCACGGCGCTCGAAAAGAGCCCGCACCACTGA